The genomic DNA CAGCATGTAATAGGCGGAGTGGGCGCGGGCGGTGGACAGCCGCCAGTTGTCATAGGTGTCGCTGCGGAACGGCCGCGCGTCGGTATGGCCGCCGATGGTGATGGTGCCCTTCTTCTCGTTGATGATGTGCCCGATCTTCTCCATCGCCAGCACCAGCTCGCGGCGCGGCAAGGCCGAACCGATCTCGAACATGCCGAAGTCGAGCTGATCGGTGATCGAGATGACGACGCCCTTGTCGGTGGCCTCGACGGAGACGCCCTCGGCCAGCTTTTCACCCGGCGCGAAGGCCTTGGCCAGCTCCTGCTTGATTTCGGCGGCGGCCTTGAGGGCGGTGCTGCTCGGGGCCTTTACGCCTTGGTCTGGTGTCTGCTCCGGCTCTGCCTTCGCCGTCTCCGCCTTCGCCGATCCAGCCTTCGCGGCTTCGGATTTGGCTTCATCTCCGGCTTTTTCGGCTTCCGCTTTTCCGCTTTCAGCCTTCTCGACCTTGATCTCCTGGCGCGCGGCTTTCCCGGCCTTCGCATCGGCCGATCCGGCAGCCATCTTGGTATCGGGTTTCTCGGGCGTTGCCATCGGTTCGAGTGGGGCTTCCAGGCGCGGCGGCGCCGGCGGAGCCGCCTTGACCTTCGGTACCTCGGTTTCGGCGACTTTTTCGCCGGGCTTGGCCGGATCGCCTTCGATCTTCTTGCGTTCCGCGCTGGCTTCGGCGCCAGGTGTCGCCACCTGCTGCGACCAGAAATCCGGCGCGAAAGGGTCGCGATAGGATTCGCCGCCGGAAGCGCCGGTCGCCGGACCGGCGTTCTGAACACCGCCTTCACCCTTGGCGCTGACATTCTGCATGACGCCGGTATCGGTGGCGATCTCGGCAAGCACGGCGTACGGGTCGGCAAACAGGTGCTCGTCGGAAAGGTCGGACTTCTGCGAGGCTTCCTTGGTCTGCCTGCGGTCGGAGGAGCCGGCGCCGCCCTTGCCGTTCTCGCCGGCCTTGCTGGCGCCATCCTGCGGGTTGTCGGCGGTGAGACCAACCTTGCTCGGGCCGTCGCCGAGATCCTCGAGACCCTTGCGGCTGGAGTTGCGGTCGATCAGCTCGACCGGATTGAAGTAGCTGGCGACCGCCGCCTTGGTCTGCTCGTTGGCGGCGTTGATCAGCCACATGACGAGAAAGAAGCACATCATCGCCGTCATGAAGTCGGCAAAGGCGATCTTCCAGACGCCGCCATGATGGTCGTCGTCATGACCGTCGTGGTTGCGCTTGACGATGATGATCTCGTGCCTGGCCTCGCCGTGGTCGATGGCGCTCATGACAGGACCTCCGACAGGGAAGCCGACCATTCGGCGATACGCGTCTCGAACACCGTTTCATCGATGGTCACGGTCAGGTCGAAGCCCGGGGCTTCGGTGAAATCGAGATTGGCCGCGCGGTCCCCAAGTGCCGCCTTCAGCGGCTCGAACAGCGACAGCGGCCCGCGCACGCCGATCCGCACGGCCTCGCTGTCGGCGACCGCGGCGCCGATGGTGCGGGTGAGGGCGTCGAGCGAACGCTTTTGCAGCTCTTCGCTGACGATGCCGCCCATGATGCGGGCGATGGTGGCGGCGGTGATCTCGGCAACACGCGCCTCCATGGCATCGATCCGCGTCGTGACCGCCGCGCCGAGATCGCCGCCGAAGCTTTCCAGGAACGCTTTCGCCGCATCGTCATTGGCCTGGCGCTCGGCCTCCAGCGCCGCCTGATGGGCGGCCGTGAGGCGGGCTTCGAGTGCTGCTTCCGCGTCGGCCACCGCCTCGGCGATCAAAGCGCCAATGTCGGCTTGCGGCGGGGATGCCTCCGGCTTGGGCTCGACGTTCTGCGCCGCCGGCGGCTGGCCGGTGCGCGGCGCGCGCGGGCCGAAATCGGGCAGGAGATCGAAAAGGGCTCCCGAAGCCATGGCTTAAGCCGCCGCTTCCGGGGCGGCCGCCCATTTGCGCAGGATCTGTGCGGTGCGCTCCTCGTTGAGGTCGACCATGCGCGCCAGCCGTTCCTGCGGCGCTGGCCTGATCTTCTGACGCAGGTCGTCGAGCGGGGTGGAGCCCGGGCGAGCGTCGGGCAAGGCGCCGACCGGCGTATCGGAAGCGATCGCAGCCACCGGCGCGTCGGGCGTCGGCAGCGAGCGCTGGACATCGTCGAAGCTGGGGCCGGCGATGGCTGCGGGCTTCGCCGATGCCGTCAGCGCGGCGGCCATCGGCCGAAGGCCGAAGAAGGCGACAAGGAACACGACGACGATGAAGGCGCCGGCGTTGATGAGCGTGCCGGTGTACGTGCCGATCGAGGCGAGGATGCCGGGCTGGTCGATCGGCTCGCCATCCAGTCCGTCGATGAATTCCACCGCCGAGACGTCGATGATGTCGCCGCGCTTGTCGTCGAAGCCGGTGGCCGAGGCCACCATCTTCTGGATGTCCGCAACGCGCTTGGCGATCTGCTCGGGCGTGGCGTCCTTGCCGAGGATGGTCTTGAGCCGATCCTGGTTGACGACGACGGCGATCGACATCTTGGTCACCGAATAGCCGTTGGAGACGGTGGCGATCTTCTTGGAGTTGATCTCGTAGTTGGTGATCTCTTCCTTGCGGTCGTTCTGCGAGGAGGACTGCGGCCCCTCGGTGCTGGTCGTCTGGGTCTCGGGCAGGTTCTGCTCGACGCTGGTCGGGGTCGAGGCCTGCTTCTGGTTGCTGGCCTCGTTGGTGCGTACCGACTGCACCGATCGCTCAACGCGGGATTCAGGATCGAAGATCGTCTCTTCGGTCTGGCGCGTGTCGGTGTTGACGTCGGCCTTGACGCTGGCGCGGAAATTGTCGGGGCCGAGATAGGGTGTCAGCGCGCGGCGGATGTTGTCGCCGATCTGCGCCTCGACCGTCTGCTCGACGCCGAGCGTGCGGGCAGCGCTGGTGTTGGAGGTGTCGTCGCCGGCGGCGAGCAGGTTGCCGTTGGAATCGAGCACGGTGACCTTGTCGGCCGACAAGCCGGGAACCGCCGCGGCGACCAGGTGGCGGATCGACTGCGCGCTCTTTTCGGCATCCATGCCGGCATAGCGGATGACCACCGAAGCCGAGGGCTGCTGCTCGTCGCGGCGGAAATTGGCGCGCTCGGACATGACGATGTGGACGCGCGCCGCCTTGACGCCGGCAATCGACTGGATGGTGCGCGCAATCTCGCCTTCGAGCGCGCGCACGCGGGTGATCTGCTGCATGAAGGACGTCAGGCCAAGCGAGCCGACATTGTCGAACAATTCGTAGCCGGCGTTGGCGCTGGTCGGCAGGCCCTTCTCGGCAAGCAGCATGCGGGCGTGCGCGGTGGTGCCGGCCGGCACCAGCACCGACGTTCCGTCGGCGCCGACATCGAAGCCGATGCCGGCCTCGCCCAGCACCAGGCCGATCTGGTTCACGTCGGAGCGGTCGAGCCCGACATAAAGCGTCTCGTAGGCCGGACGGTTGAGGTAGACCGAGGCGAGGCCGATGACCGCCATGACCAGCGCGGCGATGCCGCCCATGAGGGCGAGACGCCTGACGCCGAATCCCCGCAGATTCGCGATGAGGCTCTGGATCTGTTCCGGCACGTTTCAAGCGCTCCCAGCATGACTGTCCGCCGGAAGACTAGACCGCGAAGCTTGTGCGAGGATGATAGGGCGTGCCGCCCAAAACCTGGCGGGGTTGGGACAAAGACACGCACAAAAAGCGCGTGCCGCGCGAGGACGACGACCACAGCAACAACAAGCCGGCAAGCGAAAAGGCCGCGCCCAAGGCACGGCCTTTCGATAGATCCGGAAGATAAGACGGTTAGCCGTTCTTGAACAGCGACAGGATCGACTGCGAGGAACTGTTGGCGATCGACAGTGACTGGATGCCGAGCTGCTGCTGAACCTGCAGGGCCTGGAGGCGGGTCGATTCCTTGTTCATGTCGGCGTCGACGAGCTGACCGACGCCGCGGTCGATGGAGTCCATCAGGCTCTGGGTGAAGGTCTTCTGCAGGTCGATGCTGCTCTTGGCGGCGCCGAGGATGGTGGCGGAGTCGGTGAGCTGACTCATGACGTTGTCGATCTTGGTGATCATCTGGGTGATGATGTCGTCGGTCACGCCCGACGCCGTGATGTCGAGATTGTAGGCGGAGACGTTGTCGATCTTGACGGGCGTGCCCCCAACAGCGGCCTGGCCGGCGGTGTTGGCGGCGATGTCGGTGGCGCCGCCGGCGATCGCGGCCGCATAGGCGGCATCGTAGGCGGACTGGTCCGCAGCCGTGGAGTAGATCGAGGTCTTGCGGTCGAGGATGCCCTGGTTCTTGACGGCGGTGGCGAGGCCGGAATCGAACAGCTTGATGCTTTCGACATCGATGTCGATGGTTCCGAGCGAGATGGCGCCGGATGAGGTGCGGTTGAACGAGGAGACGATCTTGGCGTCGGGCTGGACGCCGTCATTGGCGGCCGCGACCTGCTTGGACGTCACCGAGAGGTAGTTCGAGCCGGAGAAGGTGGCGGCATCGGCAAAGGACTTCATCTGCGCCTGAAGCGTAGTGATTTCGGTCTGCGTCTTTGCCTTGTTGGCATCCGACTGGCCGACGCTCGACAGCAGCTTGGTCTTGATCTTGCCGATCGTGTCCAGCACGTTGTTCATGCCGGTGTAGGCGGTGTCGACCTTCGAGGCGCCGAGGCCGAGCGCATCCTGCACCGTCGACAGCGCCGAGTTGTCGGACCGCATCGTGGTGGCGATCGACCAGTAGGCGGCGTTGTCGGAGGCTTCGGAGACCCTGTAGCCGGTCGAGATCCGGGCTTGTGTCTGTTCGAGCGATTTGTTGGTGGCGTTGAGGCTTTGAAGTGCAGTCAACGCCGCAGCGTTCGTCATGATGCTCGCCAAGAAACTCGCTCCTTCTCTAAGCCGGCATGCCATACAGGCCGGGTCGACCCGCCCATCGGCTGCGATTGTCCCGGTCAGGGCCGATTCGACAACCTGTCGTAAGCTAACGGTTAACCATACTTAGCGTGATATGGTTAATGCCCTGTTAAAAGTCAGCTTTCGAGAGGTTAAGGAACGAGGGTTGCGCGAGCCTTGATCAAGACGCAAATTGGGGAGCAAACGCAAAACGGGCCGCGCTTTTGGCGCGGCCCGTATGTCTAACTTGATCGGTCGAAGGCGATCAGCCGCGGAAGAGCGACAGGATCGACTGCGAGGAGCCGTTGGCGATCGACAGCGCCTGGACACCGAGCTGCTGCTGAACCTGCAGGGCCTGGAGGCGGGTCGATTCCTTGTTCATGTCGGCATCGACGAGCTGGCCGACGCCGCGGTCGATGGAGTCCATCAGGCTTTGCGTGAAGGTCTTCTGCAGGTCGATGGAGCTCTTGGCGGCGCCGAGCTTGGTGGCAGCGGTCGTCATGGCCTTGAGCGCGGTGTCGACGACGTTCATCATCTCCGAGATCTGGCTGTCGCTGGCAGCGGTGGTACCGGAGAAGATCTTCAGGGTGGCGACCGAGTAGGTGTCGCCGGCTGCCGCAGCCGCACCCAGGGTCGGGTTCTGCGCCGTGCCGACGATGGCGCCGGTCGCGCCGACGCGGTCGGCGTCGAGGATACCCTTCGTGGTCGGGGCCGCACCGCTATCATACAGCTTGATGCTTTCCACGTTGACGTCGATCGTCGAAATCGAAACCGAGCCTGTGGCGCTGCGGTTGAAGGCTGAAACGATCTTGACGTCGGCGGCCGTGCCCGAGGCGGTCTTTACCGACAGCATGTTGGTGCCGGAGAAGGTGGCGCCGTCGGCGTAAGCCTTCAACTGATCCTGAAGCGCCTTGATTTCGGTCTGGGTCTTTTCCTTGGAGGCATCCGTCTGGCCGTAGGATGCGGTCAGCTTCTCCTGGATCTTGTTGATGGTGTCGATCGCGCTGCTCATGCCGGTATAGGCGGTGTCGACCTTCGAGGCGCCGAGGCCGAGCGAGTCCGAAACGGTGGACATGGCCTGGTTGTCGGAGCGCATCGTGGTGGCGATCGACCAGTAAGCGGCGTTGTCCGAAGCCTGCGAGACGCGATAACCCGTCGAGATGCGGGCCTGGGTGGTGTCGAGGTTCTTCTGGGTGGCGTTCAAGCTCTGCAGCGCGGTCAGCGCCGAGGCATTGGTCATGATACTGGCCATGATACTCGTACCTTGATTTTACACGGATTTTTTTGACATACCGGCATTTCCGGTATGACGGTGCGGCATCATGCCAATGACCGTTGAGACCGGTCACCCGCCATCTGCAGGCGACTATGGCGGCAAGTCCCTACCAAAGGGCTAAACCGGACGGTTAATCGAAAATAATATTGGAAACTTCGCGCCGACTTTCGTCTCCAAGTCTTCAAGACTTGCGCGGCATCCCAGGGCGTCCGGCCGTGGCGATCAGGTGAAGGACCGCACCAGGCTGCCGACCAGTAGATTCCAGCCGTCGATCAGCACGAAAAACAGGATCTTGAAAGGCAGCGAGACCACTGTCGGCGGCAGCATCATCATGCCCATCGCCATGGTGACGGTGGCGACGATGAGGTCGATGACCAGGAACGGCAGCACGATCAGGAAGCCGATCTCGAAGCCGCGCCGGATCTCCGAGATCATGAAGGCGGGCACCAGGATGCGCAGGTCGACGGCGTCACGCGAGACGGTCTGGCCGCGCTCGCGGGCGAGATCGGCAAAGAGGTCGAAATCCTTGTCGCGCACATTGTGCAGCATGAAGCTGCGGAACGGATCCGAGATCTTCTCGAAGGCTTCGGCCTGGGTGATCTGATTGTCCATCAGTGGCTTGACGCCGGTGTTCCAGGCCTGGTCGAAGGTCGGCGCCATGACATAGAAGGTCATGAACAGCGACAGCGAGATCAGGATCAGGTTGGCGGGTGTCGACTGCAGGCCGATGCCGGCGCGCAGGATCGAGAAGGCGATGACGAAGCGGGTGAAGCTCGTCACCATGATCAGCAGGCCCGGCGCCACCGAAAGCACGGTGAGCAGACCGAACATCTGGATGAGGTAGCCGACCGTCGTGCCGTCGGCCTTGCCGATGCCGCCGAGATCGAGCTGCTGGGCCGCGGCGACAGAGGTGGTGACGACGATAAGCGCCGTGGCGACAAGCAATCTTCTCATTCGAGCAGCATCGTCCTGATGAGAACCTGTTTGACATGGCCGCCGCTGCGCAGCGCAGCTCGCTCGTCGAGGTCGGCCTTGAGGTGCTGGTAGCCGCTGGCGCCCTCGATCTGGTGCATCTTCAGCGTGCGCACGAACGCCAGAAGGTCCTGCTGGATCTGCTCGGCCATTTCCGGAGGCTGCGGCGCGTCGTAGAGCACCGAAGCCTCAAGCCTTATCCAGACTTCGCCCGGCGAAGCGATATTGGTGGTGATCGGCGCGAGCTGAACCACCGTCGGTCCGGGAGCCGGCTTGCCGGCTTCGGCCGCCTTCTCCGGGCTGCCGGCATTCTCCGGCGCGGCAGGCACAGGTGCCGGCGCTTCGCCTTGCTTGAGATAGCCGCCGGAGACCCAGCCCAGGCCGATGGCCGCGCCCGTCATGACCAGAAGCATGGCGAGTTGGACCACGAGGGATGGTCCTTTCTTGGGCTGCGCCTGCTCGACATTTGCCATAACAGCGGTCTCCCCGTCCTAGAAAGGAAGAACCTGGTCGAGGATCTGCTGGCCGTAGGGCGGCTGCTGGACCTCCATCACACGGCCGCGGCCGCCATAGGAGATGCGTGCCTCGGCGATGCGCTCGTAGGGGATCGTATTTTCGGCGCCGATGTCGGAGGGACGCACCATGCCGGCGATGGTGAGGACCCGAAGCTCGTAATTGACGCGCACCTCCTGCGAGCCCCTGATCATCAGATTGCCGTTGGGCAGCACTTCGGTGACGACAGCGGCGACGTTGAGCTCGAGACTCTCCGAGCGCTTGATCTCGCCGTCGGCGTTGGTCTCGGTGCTGGAACTCAGGCCTGCGTCGCCCTTGCCGCTTGTGCTCTTGCCGTCCCATCCGAGCGTGACGTCGTAGCCGAGCTTGCGGGCGGCGGTGCGGCTGCGGTCGTTCTGGTTCTTGAAATTGGCCCTGTCGTTGAGCTTGATGTTGACGGTCAGGATGTCGCCTTCCCGCAGCGCCCGCGGGTCGGTGAAGAGCCTGCTCTGGCGGTCGTCCCACAGCGAGAATTTTTTCACGGGCGCGGCCGGCGGCTCAGGATAGCTGTAGGGCGCTCCGCCGCCATTGCCGATGCCGGAACCGACCGGCGACAGCGCGGGCTCGCGGCCGACCTCCTTGAGGTCGGTGCCGCAGCCGGACAGTGCCGCAACCGCGACCAGGACGAGCAACTTCAACTTCATGACGGATCAACCCTTCGCGCCGCGCTGGCCATGATGCCGGTGAGCGTCGCCGCCGCCTTCTGGTCCATTTCGTTGAGGATGACGCCCGCCTTGCGTGAATCGAGCTTCATCAGGATGGCGGCAGCGAGCTCGGCATTGACCATCGCAAGGCGCTCGGCCGCGGCGTCGGGCTTCATGCCGGCATAGATCTTGACCACACTGTCCTCGGCGCGCGCCAGGAACACTTCGCGGCGCTTCAGCCATTCCTCATATTCGGTGCGTTTTGCCTCCAGCGCCTTCATGCGCTCGTCGATGCCGGCCTGAAGCTGCTTCAGTTCCTCGGCCTGGAGCGCGTAGCGGCGGTCGCGCGCGGCATCGGCGATGTTGGAGCAGAAGCGCTGGATCTCGCTTTGGTCCGGCGCCTTCGCGCGCACGAGCTGGGCCGGCTGAGCCGGCGCCTGTCCGCCGGGCAGCA from Mesorhizobium sp. M1E.F.Ca.ET.045.02.1.1 includes the following:
- a CDS encoding flagellin — protein: MASIMTNASALTALQSLNATQKNLDTTQARISTGYRVSQASDNAAYWSIATTMRSDNQAMSTVSDSLGLGASKVDTAYTGMSSAIDTINKIQEKLTASYGQTDASKEKTQTEIKALQDQLKAYADGATFSGTNMLSVKTASGTAADVKIVSAFNRSATGSVSISTIDVNVESIKLYDSGAAPTTKGILDADRVGATGAIVGTAQNPTLGAAAAAGDTYSVATLKIFSGTTAASDSQISEMMNVVDTALKAMTTAATKLGAAKSSIDLQKTFTQSLMDSIDRGVGQLVDADMNKESTRLQALQVQQQLGVQALSIANGSSQSILSLFRG
- the fliF gene encoding flagellar basal-body MS-ring/collar protein FliF — encoded protein: MPEQIQSLIANLRGFGVRRLALMGGIAALVMAVIGLASVYLNRPAYETLYVGLDRSDVNQIGLVLGEAGIGFDVGADGTSVLVPAGTTAHARMLLAEKGLPTSANAGYELFDNVGSLGLTSFMQQITRVRALEGEIARTIQSIAGVKAARVHIVMSERANFRRDEQQPSASVVIRYAGMDAEKSAQSIRHLVAAAVPGLSADKVTVLDSNGNLLAAGDDTSNTSAARTLGVEQTVEAQIGDNIRRALTPYLGPDNFRASVKADVNTDTRQTEETIFDPESRVERSVQSVRTNEASNQKQASTPTSVEQNLPETQTTSTEGPQSSSQNDRKEEITNYEINSKKIATVSNGYSVTKMSIAVVVNQDRLKTILGKDATPEQIAKRVADIQKMVASATGFDDKRGDIIDVSAVEFIDGLDGEPIDQPGILASIGTYTGTLINAGAFIVVVFLVAFFGLRPMAAALTASAKPAAIAGPSFDDVQRSLPTPDAPVAAIASDTPVGALPDARPGSTPLDDLRQKIRPAPQERLARMVDLNEERTAQILRKWAAAPEAAA
- the flgH gene encoding flagellar basal body L-ring protein FlgH; the encoded protein is MKLKLLVLVAVAALSGCGTDLKEVGREPALSPVGSGIGNGGGAPYSYPEPPAAPVKKFSLWDDRQSRLFTDPRALREGDILTVNIKLNDRANFKNQNDRSRTAARKLGYDVTLGWDGKSTSGKGDAGLSSSTETNADGEIKRSESLELNVAAVVTEVLPNGNLMIRGSQEVRVNYELRVLTIAGMVRPSDIGAENTIPYERIAEARISYGGRGRVMEVQQPPYGQQILDQVLPF
- a CDS encoding flagellar basal body-associated FliL family protein encodes the protein MANVEQAQPKKGPSLVVQLAMLLVMTGAAIGLGWVSGGYLKQGEAPAPVPAAPENAGSPEKAAEAGKPAPGPTVVQLAPITTNIASPGEVWIRLEASVLYDAPQPPEMAEQIQQDLLAFVRTLKMHQIEGASGYQHLKADLDERAALRSGGHVKQVLIRTMLLE
- a CDS encoding MotE family protein, with product MSLLAAAAIVALVGGTARAEEVRQVLPGGQAPAQPAQLVRAKAPDQSEIQRFCSNIADAARDRRYALQAEELKQLQAGIDERMKALEAKRTEYEEWLKRREVFLARAEDSVVKIYAGMKPDAAAERLAMVNAELAAAILMKLDSRKAGVILNEMDQKAAATLTGIMASAARRVDPS
- a CDS encoding MotB family protein produces the protein MSAIDHGEARHEIIIVKRNHDGHDDDHHGGVWKIAFADFMTAMMCFFLVMWLINAANEQTKAAVASYFNPVELIDRNSSRKGLEDLGDGPSKVGLTADNPQDGASKAGENGKGGAGSSDRRQTKEASQKSDLSDEHLFADPYAVLAEIATDTGVMQNVSAKGEGGVQNAGPATGASGGESYRDPFAPDFWSQQVATPGAEASAERKKIEGDPAKPGEKVAETEVPKVKAAPPAPPRLEAPLEPMATPEKPDTKMAAGSADAKAGKAARQEIKVEKAESGKAEAEKAGDEAKSEAAKAGSAKAETAKAEPEQTPDQGVKAPSSTALKAAAEIKQELAKAFAPGEKLAEGVSVEATDKGVVISITDQLDFGMFEIGSALPRRELVLAMEKIGHIINEKKGTITIGGHTDARPFRSDTYDNWRLSTARAHSAYYMLVRGGVDESRITEVAGYADRQPRIPSDPLAAANRRIEILMATGG
- the fliP gene encoding flagellar type III secretion system pore protein FliP (The bacterial flagellar biogenesis protein FliP forms a type III secretion system (T3SS)-type pore required for flagellar assembly.), whose amino-acid sequence is MRRLLVATALIVVTTSVAAAQQLDLGGIGKADGTTVGYLIQMFGLLTVLSVAPGLLIMVTSFTRFVIAFSILRAGIGLQSTPANLILISLSLFMTFYVMAPTFDQAWNTGVKPLMDNQITQAEAFEKISDPFRSFMLHNVRDKDFDLFADLARERGQTVSRDAVDLRILVPAFMISEIRRGFEIGFLIVLPFLVIDLIVATVTMAMGMMMLPPTVVSLPFKILFFVLIDGWNLLVGSLVRSFT
- a CDS encoding flagellin, which codes for MASIMTNAAALTALQSLNATNKSLEQTQARISTGYRVSEASDNAAYWSIATTMRSDNSALSTVQDALGLGASKVDTAYTGMNNVLDTIGKIKTKLLSSVGQSDANKAKTQTEITTLQAQMKSFADAATFSGSNYLSVTSKQVAAANDGVQPDAKIVSSFNRTSSGAISLGTIDIDVESIKLFDSGLATAVKNQGILDRKTSIYSTAADQSAYDAAYAAAIAGGATDIAANTAGQAAVGGTPVKIDNVSAYNLDITASGVTDDIITQMITKIDNVMSQLTDSATILGAAKSSIDLQKTFTQSLMDSIDRGVGQLVDADMNKESTRLQALQVQQQLGIQSLSIANSSSQSILSLFKNG